A window of Motilibacter rhizosphaerae genomic DNA:
CGGTCGCCGAGCTGAGGGACTACCTGTCGGCTCACGGCATCTCCCCCGATGGGCGGCGCGCGGTCCTGCTCCAGCGCCTGCTTCACCGGCTCCGCGACCCGGACACCACCGCGGCGGTGCTGAGCGGCGGACCACCCGGCACGGTCGAGCTCTTCAGTCGGCTGCTCGTGGAGCCGCTCACCGAGCTTGACTACCCCGACTACATCGCCGGCCACCGCAGCTCGAGGTACGCGAGGACTGACCGTCCCGGTGCATGGCTGCTGCAGATGGGCGTCCTGCACCGGGTGGACTACGGGCAGGCGGTCCTGCCACGCGACATCCACCTCGCGATCGCCCGCGCGATGGGGACACCCGAGACGGTGCCCCTGAGGCCGGCGCCGCCCGCGCCTGTCCCCGTCGCGGTTGAGGTGACCGCCGTGGAGAGGGCATGTGCGGGGGCGGCGGCGGCATGCCTCGACACCTGCCGCGCCGTCCTCGAAGCGGTCGCTTCGGCCCCGCCGCCCGCGCTGAAGACGGGCGGGCTTGGCGTCCGCGAGGTCCGTCGCCTGGCCAAGGAGATCGGCCGGGGCGAGCAGGAGATCGCGTTCGCGCTGCAGGTCGCGGGCGAGGCCGGGCTCGCCGACGGGACCGGCGACTCGGTCCTGGTGACGCCGGCCTACGACGAGTGGAGCGCGGCTGCACCCGAGCAGCGCTACGCCGTGCTGCTCGCAGCCTGGTGGGGGATGGCGTCGACCCCCGGCCGCCCCGTCGGCAGGGAGGCGCGCGGCTCGGTGCTCACGGCACCGCCGCGTACGCAGGTGGCGGCGACTCCGGAACGCTTGCTGCGCCACGACCTGATCCGGACCCTGGTGGCCCTCGGCGGTGCGGTGCCGTGGGAGCCGCTGACGGCGTGGCGGGCGTTCCAGCGCCCGCTGGCCTTCCCCGACGAGCTCGCCGACCATGCGGCGTCGGTAGCGGAGGAGGCGGAGCGGCTAGGCGTCGTCGCGCTCGACGCCGCCGGACCCGCGGCCCGCGCGCTCGTCGAGGGCTCGGTCGACGACCTGCTCGCCGCTGCGCGCGCGCTCGTGCCGTCCGCGGGCACGGTTGCGACGTTCCAGGCCGATCTCACGGCGCTCGTCGCCGGGAGCCCGCCGGCAGGGCTCTCGGCGCTGCTCGGCTCGCTCGCCGACGTCGAGTCCCGCGGCGCGGCGACCGTCTGGCGGTTCTCGGCCGGGTCCGTACGCCGTGCCTTCGACGCCGGCGCGACCGCGGAGGGCATCGTCGCCGACCTCGAGCGCGTCGCCGCGAAGCTGCCGCTGCCGCAGCCGCTGACCTACCTCGTGCACGACGTGGCGCGGCGCCACGGCGCTGTCCATGTGGTCCCGGTGGCGTGCTGCGTCGTCGGGCAGGACGCCGCGCTGCTGGCCGAGGTCGTGCGCACCCGCGCGCTCGCCGGGCTGGGGCTGCGTGCGCTGGCGCCCACCGTCCTCGCCGGTGCGAAGCCGCCGGAGGCGA
This region includes:
- a CDS encoding helicase-associated domain-containing protein; amino-acid sequence: MRTLAEHLASLSPDALADLLSLRADALAEPRPETLGDLAARLESGMSGMRALSLVDGHGFAIAQAAAALGDGFTTADLESLVPEPAGTARAALEELARRGLVWRDGEEWRSSRGFRRLFPDALGLGPALEEVLEGYTVAELRDYLSAHGISPDGRRAVLLQRLLHRLRDPDTTAAVLSGGPPGTVELFSRLLVEPLTELDYPDYIAGHRSSRYARTDRPGAWLLQMGVLHRVDYGQAVLPRDIHLAIARAMGTPETVPLRPAPPAPVPVAVEVTAVERACAGAAAACLDTCRAVLEAVASAPPPALKTGGLGVREVRRLAKEIGRGEQEIAFALQVAGEAGLADGTGDSVLVTPAYDEWSAAAPEQRYAVLLAAWWGMASTPGRPVGREARGSVLTAPPRTQVAATPERLLRHDLIRTLVALGGAVPWEPLTAWRAFQRPLAFPDELADHAASVAEEAERLGVVALDAAGPAARALVEGSVDDLLAAARALVPSAGTVATFQADLTALVAGSPPAGLSALLGSLADVESRGAATVWRFSAGSVRRAFDAGATAEGIVADLERVAAKLPLPQPLTYLVHDVARRHGAVHVVPVACCVVGQDAALLAEVVRTRALAGLGLRALAPTVLAGAKPPEATLDALRAAGYAPVLEDTSGAIVIERAAVRRSATTARTGSLALVLPPASEGLESAVHGLEAAAAAARSLSGTSTGLGTVRQAGGLRLSEPAQDRLGNDGVRVLHWALRTGRPVQLHYVDDRDRHHRVVARGLKALPGTLLFNVEGGPSYAHIGIGELVAVGPVLPTP